The genomic window TTATTTGGCTAAGATTACAACATCTTCAAGGTATTAACCTCTTGTTCTGTAAGATGTTTCCAATGTCCTCTAGGAATATCTTTTTTGGTTAAGTGACCAATAGCTACACAATCTATTTTTACCAAATCGTATTTCAACGTATCAAATATGGTACGTAATATGGTATTCCCAGTGTTTTTGATTTTTATGCCTACTTTATTTTTAGACTCTCCTTCGACATAGCTTATATCTTCAACAGTAATTAAATTACCATCTACATTAAAGCCTTCTTTTATCTTTTTTAAGTCTTCAAACTTTAAGTTTTTATCTAACTCTACCTGAAACAATCGTGCTACACCATTTTTAGAATTGGTAAATTTTTGCACTACGTTGTCATCATTAGTAAATAACAAAAGTCCAAGCGAATTTCTACCCAAACGACCTATTGGTCTAATATTAGCACTGGTTGCATTGGCTACTAAATCCATTACCGTTCTACCCTTACCTTCTGCTGTAGTTGTTGCAAACCCTTTTGGCTTATTTAGTAACACATATACCTTAGGTTCTGGCGCAATACGCTGACCATCAAAACGCACATCGTCTGTACGCTTTACTTTGTAACCCATTTCGGTTACGACCTTTCCGTTAACAGTTACTAAGCCAATGGCTATGTTTTCGTCAGCTTCACGACGCGAACACATGCCAGAATTGGCAATATATTTATTTAGGCGAATTTCATCTGGATTAGATGTCGCTTTTGGTTTTGGTTTCTTTTTGAAAGGAGCATTACCTCTCGCAAAACTTTTAGATTTGCTGTTAGCTTGTCCTCTTCCTGAAGTTTTTCCTTTTCCTTTGCTATCTTGATGTCTGCTCATATTTAAATTTTTGGCAAAGGTATAATATTAGTTAATACCAACGACTTTATTTTTTGGTTGTTTGTTCTTACAACAAAAACATTACAAGCGATTTAAAACCACTGAAACATCTATGAGTAAAATAGAAAACACTCCTGCTACTATGATGAATTTTAAAATGTTATGAAGAATGAGGTAATGCGTTTTTTTGTTCGATTTCCATAGGATTAACAAGAAAAGTAAAAGCAACACTATACTTAAATAAAAGAAATAGTACATATACCCTATTTTAAAAAACAAAATTAGTGCTATTGCCGAACCTATTGTTAGTAATGCTAAAACCGTTAACATTACCTTAGAAGTTCGCTCTCCATAAACTACAGGAACTGTTTTATAATCTAATGCTAAATCTCCTTTAATATTCTCTAAGTCTTTGCTAAACTCTCGCATAGATACCAACAAGAACAAAAAGATGGCATGGGCAAAAATGACCAATTCAAAATTTCGATAATAAATAAATATGGCAAAAAACGGAGTTACGGCAAGTATAGCAGACACCAAATTACCAATAACTGGTTGCTTCTTTAATTTATGCGAATAGAACCATATAGCGAAAATGTAGAGCGCAAAAAATATAACAGCTCTAAAGGACACATAACTTGCAAAGACAACTGCTAAAAAATTCAACACAAAGTAAAATGACAACTTTGTATTTTGACTTACCAAACGGTCTAACATAGTTTTTCTTGGCCTATTAATTAAGTCTTTTTCGGAATCGTAAAAGTTATTGATAATATAACCTGCGGCTATTGTTGCAGATGATGCTAATACCAACATAAGCAAATTAACATCAAACAATACTTCTTTTAAAGGCTTATCGTGTGCAAAAATGTAGATAGATGCTAGATATTGAGCAATGACTACAACCAAGATATTGTAACCACGCACCACCGAAAACAGGCTGAAGAATTTTAACAGAATATGTTTCTGCCTTCTTGTTAGCATATATTTAGAATTAAAAAACCTCACAAATTACTAGAATCTGTGAGGTTTAAATGTAATATTTTTAGTTCTAAAAGTTGTAAACAACTTCTAATTTCTGACCTTTTAGAGCTGCTTTAGCTCTTTCTATATCTTCGGTAAAGCCTAAGATATAGCCACCTCCACCAGAACCACAAAGCTTAAGGTAGTAGTCATTAGTTTCAATACCTTTTTTCCATAATTCATGGAATTGATTTGGTATCATAGGTTTAAAGTTATTTAATACAATCTTAGATAGCTGCTTTGTATTTCTAAACAGAGATTTAATATCACCTTTTAGGAAATCATCTACACAAGCATCGGTATGTTTAATAAACTGCTCTTTTAGCATACTACGGAATCCTTCATTCTTCATGTTTTCCATAAAAATACTAACCATTGGTGCAGTTTCGCCAACAATACCACTATCTAATAAAAATACAGCTCCTTTACCTTCTGTACTTTGAGATGGTATGCCTGTAGCCTCAATATTATCTTTAGAGTTAATTAATATTGGTAAACTTAAGTAACTATTTAAAGGATCTAACCCAGAAGATTTACCATGAAAGAACGATTCCATTTCAGAGAAAATAGCTTTAAGCTTTAATAGCTTTTCGCGCGTTAAATTTTCTAAAACTGTAATCTTTTCTTTAGCATACTTATCATAAATTGCCGCAACCAATGCTCCACTACTTCCTACACCATACCCTTGCGGTATAGACGAATCGAAGTACATACCAGCTTCAATATCTTCCTT from Winogradskyella sp. MH6 includes these protein-coding regions:
- a CDS encoding geranylgeranylglycerol-phosphate geranylgeranyltransferase, giving the protein MLTRRQKHILLKFFSLFSVVRGYNILVVVIAQYLASIYIFAHDKPLKEVLFDVNLLMLVLASSATIAAGYIINNFYDSEKDLINRPRKTMLDRLVSQNTKLSFYFVLNFLAVVFASYVSFRAVIFFALYIFAIWFYSHKLKKQPVIGNLVSAILAVTPFFAIFIYYRNFELVIFAHAIFLFLLVSMREFSKDLENIKGDLALDYKTVPVVYGERTSKVMLTVLALLTIGSAIALILFFKIGYMYYFFYLSIVLLLLFLLILWKSNKKTHYLILHNILKFIIVAGVFSILLIDVSVVLNRL
- a CDS encoding pseudouridine synthase, which produces MSRHQDSKGKGKTSGRGQANSKSKSFARGNAPFKKKPKPKATSNPDEIRLNKYIANSGMCSRREADENIAIGLVTVNGKVVTEMGYKVKRTDDVRFDGQRIAPEPKVYVLLNKPKGFATTTAEGKGRTVMDLVANATSANIRPIGRLGRNSLGLLLFTNDDNVVQKFTNSKNGVARLFQVELDKNLKFEDLKKIKEGFNVDGNLITVEDISYVEGESKNKVGIKIKNTGNTILRTIFDTLKYDLVKIDCVAIGHLTKKDIPRGHWKHLTEQEVNTLKML
- a CDS encoding mevalonate kinase family protein → MKGPLFYSKILLFGEYGIIKDSKGLSIPYNFYNGALKVDENPSEEALKSNESLKRFASYLESLDKDLVSFDIDKLKEDIEAGMYFDSSIPQGYGVGSSGALVAAIYDKYAKEKITVLENLTREKLLKLKAIFSEMESFFHGKSSGLDPLNSYLSLPILINSKDNIEATGIPSQSTEGKGAVFLLDSGIVGETAPMVSIFMENMKNEGFRSMLKEQFIKHTDACVDDFLKGDIKSLFRNTKQLSKIVLNNFKPMIPNQFHELWKKGIETNDYYLKLCGSGGGGYILGFTEDIERAKAALKGQKLEVVYNF